A part of Halobaculum sp. MBLA0143 genomic DNA contains:
- a CDS encoding DUF5799 family protein, with the protein MSDWTDAIVGDRMQVDQQFNERVRGSEFTNQEWGLIMTATEFDIEAADDPEAARIVADTDKLPQVMPELEQMSEGMGGMGAGPGGPGSQGGGGGGLSDAISGIKDAILGGGDGGGVDDDRLAAAEELTQEYAETLQNHLEQQGKWEQVRLAYRE; encoded by the coding sequence ATGAGTGATTGGACGGACGCCATCGTCGGCGACCGGATGCAGGTGGACCAGCAGTTCAACGAGCGGGTCCGCGGCTCCGAGTTCACCAACCAGGAGTGGGGTCTGATCATGACGGCGACGGAGTTCGACATCGAGGCCGCAGACGACCCGGAGGCGGCCCGGATCGTCGCCGACACGGACAAGCTCCCGCAGGTCATGCCGGAGTTAGAGCAGATGTCCGAGGGGATGGGGGGGATGGGCGCCGGTCCCGGCGGTCCCGGGAGCCAGGGTGGCGGCGGCGGCGGCCTCTCGGACGCCATCTCCGGGATCAAAGACGCCATCCTCGGCGGCGGCGACGGCGGCGGCGTCGACGACGACCGGCTCGCGGCCGCAGAGGAGTTGACACAGGAGTACGCGGAGACGCTCCAGAACCACCTCGAACAACAGGGGAAGTGGGAGCAGGTGCGGCTCGCCTACCGGGAGTAG
- a CDS encoding DUF460 domain-containing protein — MNARTSALDSVVFGVDVQSGDVRGDSPSYALVEFDGEELHRDVVSHRKLRRRIDEVEPALVGTDNMYELAADKDALVRLLRSLPGETSLVQVTGAERPEPLSRVAARHSVPYGKKPMKEAEAAARLAAANVGYEVSAFADTTEVKVSRGRSTGSGGWSQDRYTRRIHGNVKKRTREVESMLDDAGLAYERDVTEKYGGFQNAVFIVEAPPHELPVSRERVGDTRIEIERERTDGIEFEPLVKRRDHVLVGIDPGTTTAVAVVDLDGEVLDVHSTRTADTADVIEWLVERGRPVIVAADVTPIPETVEQFRRSFDAAGWTPPTDLPVDEKLHRTREYSYENDHERDALAAALYALDDHEDQFERITRKVPAGVDRETVIARVVSGEESVEAVLRDLGGDEEPSEDDDGHEEPELSEEERRIRELETQVERLQDHTDDLKEQLEQKDERIEELESELTDARREERREARRDREVTRLRRENDRLERQRDEAREELSAMEDKLARLKTLWKLDHDDFTDVAEGRNLVPVKVVEQFTKDAIREADEQYGLASGDVVYLRDASGAGRATAEQLVATDPRVVLRSGNTSDAADEVLFDNDVPVGPAADVAMQEVDDLAVARESDVEQVIDDWEDRARERERRRTAEMVDEIISEHRAESG, encoded by the coding sequence GTGAACGCCCGGACGAGTGCGCTCGACTCGGTCGTGTTCGGTGTCGACGTACAGAGCGGGGACGTTCGGGGGGACAGCCCCTCGTACGCACTCGTCGAGTTCGACGGCGAGGAGCTGCACCGGGACGTGGTGAGCCACCGGAAGCTCCGGCGTCGGATCGACGAGGTGGAGCCGGCCCTGGTCGGCACGGACAACATGTACGAGTTGGCCGCAGACAAGGACGCGCTCGTCCGGCTGTTGCGGTCCCTGCCGGGAGAGACCTCGCTCGTCCAGGTGACGGGGGCCGAGCGGCCGGAGCCGTTGTCCCGGGTGGCGGCTCGCCACAGCGTCCCGTACGGCAAGAAACCGATGAAGGAAGCGGAGGCGGCCGCGCGGCTGGCGGCCGCCAACGTCGGCTACGAGGTGTCGGCGTTCGCCGACACGACGGAGGTGAAGGTGTCGCGGGGCCGCTCTACCGGCTCCGGCGGCTGGAGTCAGGACCGCTACACCAGACGCATCCACGGCAACGTCAAGAAACGCACTCGGGAGGTGGAGTCGATGTTGGACGACGCCGGGCTGGCGTACGAGCGGGACGTGACGGAGAAGTACGGCGGCTTCCAGAACGCCGTGTTCATCGTCGAGGCGCCGCCTCACGAGCTCCCGGTCTCTCGGGAGCGCGTGGGCGACACCCGGATCGAGATCGAACGCGAGCGGACGGACGGGATCGAGTTCGAGCCGCTGGTGAAGCGCCGCGACCACGTCCTGGTCGGGATCGACCCCGGGACGACCACCGCCGTCGCGGTCGTGGACTTGGACGGCGAGGTGTTGGACGTCCACTCCACCCGGACGGCCGACACCGCGGACGTGATCGAGTGGCTCGTGGAGCGTGGTCGGCCGGTGATCGTCGCCGCCGACGTGACACCGATTCCGGAGACGGTCGAACAGTTCCGGCGGTCGTTCGACGCCGCCGGCTGGACGCCGCCGACGGACCTCCCGGTGGACGAGAAGCTCCACCGCACCCGCGAGTACTCGTACGAAAACGACCACGAACGAGACGCGCTCGCGGCGGCGCTGTACGCCTTGGACGACCACGAAGACCAGTTCGAGCGCATCACCCGGAAGGTGCCCGCCGGGGTCGACCGCGAGACGGTGATCGCTCGGGTCGTCTCCGGCGAGGAGTCCGTCGAGGCAGTCCTGCGCGACCTCGGCGGCGACGAGGAGCCGAGCGAAGACGACGACGGCCACGAGGAGCCGGAGCTGTCCGAAGAGGAGCGCCGCATCCGGGAGTTGGAGACCCAGGTGGAACGGCTCCAAGACCACACGGACGACCTGAAAGAACAGCTCGAACAGAAGGACGAGCGAATCGAGGAGTTGGAGTCGGAGCTGACGGACGCTCGCCGCGAGGAGCGCCGCGAGGCGCGCCGCGACCGCGAGGTGACCCGGCTCCGCCGGGAGAACGACCGGCTGGAGCGCCAGCGCGACGAGGCGAGAGAGGAACTGTCGGCGATGGAAGACAAGCTCGCCCGGCTGAAGACGCTGTGGAAGCTGGACCACGACGACTTCACCGACGTGGCGGAGGGACGCAATCTCGTCCCGGTGAAGGTGGTCGAACAGTTCACGAAAGACGCCATCCGCGAAGCCGACGAGCAGTACGGGCTCGCGTCCGGCGACGTGGTGTACCTGCGTGACGCCTCCGGCGCGGGTCGGGCGACCGCAGAACAGCTCGTCGCCACGGACCCCCGAGTCGTCCTGCGGTCGGGCAACACCTCCGACGCCGCAGACGAGGTGTTGTTCGACAACGACGTGCCCGTCGGTCCGGCCGCCGACGTGGCGATGCAGGAGGTGGACGACCTCGCCGTCGCCCGCGAGAGCGACGTGGAGCAGGTGATCGACGACTGGGAGGACCGCGCCCGCGAACGGGAACGGCGCCGTACGGCGGAGATGGTCGACGAGATCATCTCCGAACACCGGGCGGAGTCCGGCTAG
- a CDS encoding histidine kinase — translation MSTGTRTVDGLGAQGNWRAGVLGGVAGALVMGALVVTMNTPTIAVAIPSLYTLAPPQNPAAGLVVHAAHGAVLGVAFAGLAGVAGVDSLGRTVAGGVAWGVATWVLFAALVMPLWLWAIGSPASPPFPNFAPPSLLWHAVYGLVLGGVYAATTEVV, via the coding sequence ATGTCGACAGGTACACGGACTGTGGACGGACTGGGAGCACAGGGCAACTGGCGGGCAGGCGTCCTCGGAGGCGTCGCCGGAGCGCTCGTGATGGGCGCGTTGGTCGTCACGATGAACACGCCGACGATCGCGGTTGCGATTCCGTCGCTGTACACGCTGGCGCCGCCACAGAACCCCGCGGCGGGACTGGTCGTCCACGCCGCCCACGGCGCGGTGCTGGGTGTAGCCTTCGCCGGGCTGGCGGGCGTGGCCGGCGTAGACTCGCTCGGGCGCACCGTCGCCGGCGGGGTCGCGTGGGGAGTGGCGACGTGGGTCCTGTTCGCGGCGCTCGTGATGCCGCTGTGGCTGTGGGCGATCGGGTCACCGGCGTCGCCGCCGTTCCCGAACTTCGCACCGCCGTCGTTGCTGTGGCACGCCGTCTACGGGCTCGTCCTCGGTGGGGTGTACGCGGCCACGACGGAGGTCGTCTGA
- a CDS encoding thermonuclease family protein, which translates to MQRRQFLSGVVGTTAAAGFATATNGEGHRPAEQTATISQLYFDSTCSLLNADGEPLASDDSVVVRAAETAEVTDEDGNGDATPYDGVSAAPALAAVADGVAGLGAPFVTDSADFAYGNDEFLLNLWDELIGGGTVLWDEGHEQYYYADRFGTFLDHAEDQGYTVESTTDMTADLGGADALVVTSPSRAFDDAELSAIQSFRDDGGAVILHSQSDYQNFDETDNMNALAAALSLPFRFDDCQVVDDETNAGSFFQPATTNFVGPAALFESREGVPTGPEFQFDTEYTAEITDVADGDTFTVSFPDAEGGPEEVRVLGVDTPEVPAAADAEDPHEWEGLGDEAEGEEVDGEYPYLSSWGEKASSFAKSELAGETVTLTFDENEGIEDPFGRLLAYAHYDRDGSGSRDTLWSREVLSAGYARVYDSGLSRHDELLQTELAARADDRGVWGESDPDDTRPLRDEPVSRLVFPQAVSVGRFGGDLADERVPVRAAETASQPGAPLVAVDPDSRLAAVGGTLVGDDYVEEFDGFGNEPFVANLLTALSDLEGDVLWDGGHGQFSADAGTALEGASAFQRYLEGVDLGVEQVNDYDTGLLVRGQALLVTPPARKFGSAELSAIRSFRDAGGAVVLFGSAASTDATERLNAVAAALGSDLTLGTTGVTDPETAATDEADPTTTAFGDGNLFGAHADTEPSLATATPTPTTTPTPTGTTESATPAETTTRATTETTAPGLGVVSTAVAAVGGGLAALAGRRRGDDGDGDD; encoded by the coding sequence ATGCAACGCAGACAGTTCCTCTCTGGCGTCGTCGGAACGACGGCGGCCGCGGGGTTCGCGACTGCGACGAACGGTGAGGGGCACCGACCGGCCGAGCAGACGGCCACGATCTCACAACTGTACTTCGACTCGACGTGTAGCCTGCTGAACGCGGACGGAGAGCCGCTGGCGAGCGACGACAGCGTCGTCGTCCGTGCCGCGGAGACGGCAGAGGTGACCGACGAGGACGGCAACGGCGACGCCACTCCGTACGACGGCGTCTCGGCGGCGCCGGCGCTCGCGGCCGTCGCCGACGGGGTCGCCGGGCTCGGCGCGCCGTTCGTGACGGACAGCGCCGACTTCGCGTACGGTAACGACGAGTTCCTGTTGAACCTCTGGGACGAGCTGATCGGCGGGGGGACGGTCCTGTGGGACGAGGGCCACGAGCAGTACTACTACGCAGACCGGTTCGGCACGTTCCTCGACCACGCCGAAGACCAGGGGTACACCGTCGAGTCGACGACGGATATGACGGCGGACCTGGGTGGGGCGGACGCGCTGGTCGTCACGTCCCCGTCGCGGGCGTTCGACGACGCGGAGCTGTCGGCGATCCAGTCGTTCCGGGACGACGGCGGCGCGGTGATCCTCCACAGCCAGTCGGACTACCAGAACTTCGACGAGACGGACAACATGAACGCGCTGGCGGCGGCGCTGTCGCTCCCGTTCCGGTTCGACGACTGCCAGGTGGTGGACGACGAGACGAACGCGGGGAGCTTCTTCCAGCCGGCGACGACGAACTTCGTCGGGCCGGCCGCGTTGTTCGAGTCCCGGGAGGGGGTGCCCACCGGGCCCGAGTTCCAGTTCGACACGGAGTACACCGCCGAGATCACGGACGTGGCCGACGGCGACACGTTCACCGTGTCGTTCCCGGACGCCGAGGGCGGGCCGGAGGAGGTACGCGTCCTGGGCGTGGACACGCCGGAGGTGCCGGCCGCGGCCGACGCCGAGGACCCCCACGAGTGGGAGGGGCTGGGCGACGAGGCCGAAGGCGAGGAGGTCGACGGTGAATACCCGTACCTCTCCTCGTGGGGCGAGAAGGCGTCGTCGTTCGCCAAGTCGGAGCTCGCGGGCGAGACGGTGACACTCACCTTCGACGAGAACGAGGGGATCGAGGACCCGTTCGGCCGGCTGTTGGCGTACGCCCACTACGACCGCGACGGCTCCGGCTCGCGGGACACGCTGTGGTCGCGAGAGGTGTTGTCGGCCGGCTACGCCCGGGTGTACGACTCCGGACTGTCGCGTCACGACGAACTGCTGCAGACGGAGCTGGCGGCCCGCGCGGACGACCGCGGCGTCTGGGGCGAGAGCGATCCGGACGACACCCGGCCGCTGCGCGACGAGCCGGTGTCTCGGCTCGTGTTCCCGCAGGCGGTGTCCGTCGGCCGGTTCGGCGGCGACCTCGCGGACGAGCGCGTGCCCGTGCGGGCCGCGGAGACGGCCTCCCAGCCGGGGGCACCGTTGGTGGCCGTCGACCCGGACAGCCGGCTGGCGGCCGTCGGGGGGACGCTCGTCGGCGACGACTACGTCGAGGAGTTCGACGGCTTCGGGAACGAGCCGTTCGTGGCGAACCTCCTGACGGCGCTGTCGGATCTCGAGGGTGACGTGCTGTGGGACGGCGGCCACGGCCAGTTCTCCGCCGACGCCGGCACCGCTCTGGAGGGTGCGAGCGCGTTCCAACGGTACCTCGAGGGCGTCGACCTGGGAGTCGAGCAGGTCAACGACTACGACACCGGCCTGTTGGTGCGGGGACAGGCGTTGCTGGTGACGCCGCCGGCGAGGAAGTTCGGCTCGGCGGAGCTGTCGGCGATCCGGTCGTTCCGCGACGCCGGCGGCGCGGTGGTGTTGTTCGGCTCTGCCGCCTCGACGGACGCCACAGAGCGGCTGAACGCCGTCGCGGCGGCGCTGGGATCGGACCTCACCCTGGGCACGACCGGCGTGACGGACCCGGAGACGGCCGCCACAGACGAGGCGGACCCGACGACGACCGCGTTCGGCGACGGCAACCTGTTCGGCGCTCACGCCGACACGGAGCCGTCGCTGGCGACGGCGACACCCACCCCGACCACGACCCCGACACCGACGGGGACGACCGAGTCCGCGACTCCGGCAGAGACGACGACCCGAGCCACGACCGAGACGACGGCGCCGGGACTGGGCGTCGTCTCGACGGCCGTCGCCGCCGTCGGTGGTGGGCTGGCGGCGCTGGCCGGACGCCGTCGCGGCGACGACGGAGACGGCGACGACTGA
- a CDS encoding MATE family efflux transporter yields MASRLLGVWRRVLSLSWPVMTEQTFRTAMRTTDVIVTAQFSPAAVVAIGLADLYARFPLRIGLGLGGGAIALSSQDTGADAVANRDEAVTQALLMGIVAGLPFVLVGGLFGRELIGVLGAAERTATLGGTYLAIIFATAPARHVALVGARSLQGTGDTRTPMYVNVASNAVNIVGSVVFGLGLFGAPELGVLGVGLATAAGNLLTAGALLAAMWTDRTNASLVRPRDLVIARQLVRVSTPRVLEGFAATAAEFPFNALLLSFGTPVNAGFQIGRRMYQQVTGPLSRGYNVAGSVVVGQALGDGDADRALYEGYAATGLGLATVGAVGLGLVAFADRFVALFAQGSPAAVPYAVAFAQVYGLTAVFLVGYVVLSGALQGASETRIPLVARLSGVFGVLLGGTYLLGVVFELGPVGAYWAVGLHYVWMAAVAFLGFRYTNWADRAADMMDERGSGAGGD; encoded by the coding sequence ATGGCTAGTCGACTGCTCGGTGTCTGGCGACGGGTGTTGTCGCTGTCGTGGCCCGTCATGACCGAGCAGACGTTCCGGACGGCGATGCGGACGACCGACGTGATCGTCACCGCGCAGTTCTCGCCGGCCGCGGTCGTCGCGATCGGCCTCGCGGACCTGTACGCCCGGTTCCCGCTCCGGATCGGGCTCGGGCTCGGAGGCGGCGCGATCGCCCTGTCGAGTCAGGACACCGGTGCCGACGCCGTCGCCAACCGCGACGAGGCCGTCACCCAGGCGCTGCTGATGGGGATCGTCGCCGGTCTGCCGTTCGTGCTCGTCGGTGGCCTGTTCGGCCGGGAGCTGATCGGCGTCTTGGGCGCCGCCGAACGAACCGCCACACTCGGCGGGACGTACCTGGCGATCATCTTCGCCACCGCGCCGGCGCGTCACGTCGCGCTCGTCGGCGCTCGGTCGCTCCAGGGCACCGGCGACACCCGCACCCCGATGTACGTCAACGTCGCCTCGAACGCCGTCAACATCGTCGGCTCCGTCGTATTCGGACTCGGTCTGTTCGGCGCACCCGAGCTCGGGGTTCTCGGTGTCGGACTGGCGACGGCCGCCGGCAACCTCCTCACCGCCGGCGCGCTGCTGGCGGCGATGTGGACGGACCGGACGAACGCCTCGCTCGTCCGGCCGCGCGACCTCGTGATCGCCCGCCAGCTCGTCCGGGTGTCGACCCCACGCGTGCTGGAGGGGTTCGCCGCCACCGCCGCGGAGTTCCCGTTCAACGCGCTCCTCTTGAGCTTCGGGACGCCCGTCAACGCCGGCTTCCAGATCGGTCGCCGGATGTACCAACAGGTCACCGGTCCGCTCTCGCGCGGGTACAACGTCGCCGGCTCCGTCGTCGTCGGTCAGGCGCTGGGTGACGGCGACGCCGACCGTGCGCTGTACGAGGGGTACGCCGCCACCGGGCTCGGGCTCGCCACCGTCGGCGCCGTCGGCCTCGGGCTCGTCGCCTTCGCCGACCGGTTCGTCGCCCTGTTCGCCCAGGGCTCGCCCGCCGCCGTCCCGTACGCCGTCGCCTTCGCCCAGGTGTACGGGCTCACCGCCGTGTTTCTCGTCGGCTACGTCGTCCTCTCGGGGGCGCTCCAGGGCGCAAGCGAGACCCGTATCCCGCTCGTCGCCCGCCTCTCCGGCGTGTTCGGCGTACTACTCGGCGGGACGTACCTCCTGGGCGTCGTGTTCGAACTCGGCCCCGTCGGCGCCTACTGGGCCGTCGGCCTCCACTACGTCTGGATGGCCGCCGTCGCCTTCCTCGGCTTCCGGTACACGAACTGGGCCGACCGCGCCGCCGACATGATGGACGAGCGTGGGAGTGGAGCCGGTGGGGACTGA
- a CDS encoding TIGR00269 family protein, with protein MECDKCGRDAVHHAAYSGAHLCGDHLCASVERRVRRRVREDSLLPDDATPEDPERWVIGLSGGKDSVVLTQILAETFEQDRRVEIVALSIHEGIEGYRDESLTASERLTDDLDVVHETVGYAEEFGVRMDDVVEDDPENMAPCAYCGVFRRDLLEAYAEKHDADKLLTGHNLDDEAQTALMNVFEGDVRQMAKHFDASLGPFPERNPTDRFVPRAKPLRDVPEKEVALYAHVRDLPAHITECPHASEAYRGEIRDLLLEFEERHPGVRHSIMSGYEELAALAAERHRGEDSETDEALSPCVECGSTTANEVCRKCSLLASLEAA; from the coding sequence ATGGAGTGTGACAAGTGTGGCCGCGACGCGGTCCACCACGCCGCCTACTCCGGGGCGCACCTCTGTGGCGACCACCTCTGTGCGTCCGTCGAGCGGCGAGTGCGTCGGCGCGTCCGCGAGGACAGTCTGTTGCCGGACGACGCCACCCCCGAGGATCCCGAGCGGTGGGTGATCGGCCTCTCCGGCGGGAAAGACAGCGTCGTCCTCACACAGATCCTCGCGGAGACGTTCGAGCAGGACCGGCGCGTGGAGATCGTGGCGCTGTCGATCCACGAGGGGATCGAGGGGTACCGCGACGAGTCGCTCACCGCGTCCGAACGCCTGACCGACGATCTCGACGTCGTCCACGAGACCGTCGGCTACGCCGAGGAGTTCGGCGTCCGCATGGACGACGTCGTCGAGGACGACCCGGAGAACATGGCGCCGTGCGCCTACTGTGGTGTGTTCCGGCGCGACCTGTTGGAGGCGTACGCGGAGAAACACGACGCCGACAAGCTCCTCACCGGGCACAACCTGGACGACGAGGCGCAGACGGCGCTGATGAACGTCTTCGAGGGCGACGTGCGTCAGATGGCGAAACACTTCGACGCCTCGCTCGGTCCGTTCCCGGAGCGCAACCCGACCGACCGGTTCGTCCCGCGGGCGAAGCCGCTGCGAGACGTGCCCGAGAAGGAGGTGGCGTTGTACGCCCACGTCCGCGACCTCCCGGCCCACATCACGGAGTGTCCACACGCCAGCGAGGCGTACCGTGGCGAGATCCGCGACCTCCTCCTGGAGTTCGAGGAACGACACCCGGGCGTGCGCCACTCGATCATGTCCGGCTACGAGGAGTTGGCCGCGCTCGCGGCCGAACGACACCGAGGGGAGGACAGCGAGACGGACGAGGCGCTCTCCCCGTGTGTCGAGTGTGGCTCTACGACCGCCAACGAGGTGTGCCGGAAGTGTTCGTTGCTGGCGTCGTTGGAGGCGGCTTAA
- a CDS encoding DUF5779 family protein — protein sequence MSDGDEEPTVDLGLADIESEMADEGVVGDVVLGVLDGTTDPAEWVRNVEYGNVLVLDVEGDLNELAQEIAPAVSEMDGSLTHFRGFLIVSPSGVEIDTSRLGG from the coding sequence GTGAGCGACGGAGACGAGGAGCCGACGGTAGACCTCGGACTCGCGGACATCGAGTCGGAGATGGCCGACGAGGGGGTCGTCGGGGACGTAGTGCTGGGGGTGCTCGACGGGACGACCGACCCGGCGGAGTGGGTCCGAAACGTCGAGTACGGCAACGTGCTCGTGTTGGACGTCGAGGGTGACCTGAACGAACTCGCCCAGGAGATCGCGCCGGCCGTCTCGGAGATGGACGGCAGCCTCACGCACTTCCGTGGGTTCCTGATCGTCTCCCCCAGCGGCGTCGAGATCGACACGAGCCGGCTGGGTGGCTGA
- the uvrB gene encoding excinuclease ABC subunit UvrB, translating into MSDAEGPLSPDRPEVDRDFEVDAPFDPAGDQPEAIAQLADGFREGMDEQTLLGVTGSGKTNTVSWLVEEIQKPTLVIAHNKTLAAQLYEEFRELFPNNAVEYFVSYYNYYQPEAYVEQTDTYIDKELSINDEIDRLRHSATRSLLTRDDVIVVASVSAIYGLGDPGNYREMALELDVGEAVGRDELLSRLVDLNYERNDVDFHQGTFRVRGDTVEVFPMYGRHPVRVEFWGDEIDRMTKVDPVDGSVVSREPTVMIHPAEHYSIPGEKMETAVSEIEELMERRVNHFEREGDLVAAQRIEERTTFDLEMMEETGYCSGIENYSVHLSDREPGDAPHTLLDYFPDDFLTVIDESHQTIPQIKGQFEGDKSRKDSLVNNGFRLPTAYDNRPLTFEEFEEKTGQTLYVSATPGDYERDNSAQVVEQIVRPTHLVDPAVSVTPAEGQVDDLLDRIDERVDRDERVLVTTLTKRMAEDLTEYVEEAGYSVAYMHDETDTLERHELIRSLRLGDIDVLVGINLLREGLDIPEVSLVAILDADQEGFLRSDTTLVQTMGRAARNVEGEVVLYADERTDAMRSAIEETRRRREIQREYNEEHGYEPQTIQKEVGETNLPGAETDTSDTTDGDVADAEAAQARIQALEEKMDEASANLEFELAADIRDRIQDLRREFELADDGDGVPPEDPAGVPTDDELGIEPGE; encoded by the coding sequence ATGAGTGACGCCGAGGGCCCACTGTCGCCGGACCGTCCGGAGGTGGACCGCGACTTCGAGGTGGACGCACCTTTCGACCCCGCCGGAGACCAGCCGGAGGCGATCGCGCAGTTGGCCGACGGCTTCCGGGAGGGGATGGACGAACAGACGCTGCTGGGGGTGACCGGCTCCGGCAAGACGAACACGGTGTCGTGGCTGGTCGAGGAGATCCAGAAGCCGACGCTGGTGATCGCCCACAACAAGACGCTGGCCGCACAGCTGTACGAGGAGTTCCGAGAGCTGTTCCCCAACAACGCCGTCGAGTACTTCGTCTCCTACTACAACTACTACCAGCCGGAGGCGTACGTCGAGCAGACGGACACGTACATCGACAAGGAGCTGTCGATAAACGACGAGATCGACCGGCTGCGCCACTCCGCCACGCGGTCGTTGTTGACCCGTGACGACGTGATCGTCGTCGCCAGCGTCTCCGCGATCTACGGGCTCGGTGACCCGGGCAACTACCGCGAGATGGCGCTGGAACTGGACGTGGGCGAGGCCGTCGGACGCGACGAACTGCTGTCGCGGCTGGTCGACCTCAACTACGAGCGCAACGACGTGGACTTCCACCAAGGCACCTTCCGGGTGCGGGGAGACACCGTGGAGGTGTTCCCGATGTACGGCCGTCACCCCGTCCGGGTGGAGTTCTGGGGCGACGAGATCGACCGGATGACGAAGGTGGACCCCGTCGACGGCTCCGTCGTGAGCCGGGAGCCGACGGTGATGATCCACCCGGCGGAACACTACTCGATCCCGGGCGAGAAGATGGAGACGGCCGTCTCGGAGATCGAGGAGCTGATGGAGCGACGGGTGAACCACTTCGAGCGGGAGGGAGACCTCGTCGCCGCCCAGCGAATCGAGGAACGGACGACGTTCGACCTGGAGATGATGGAGGAGACCGGCTACTGCTCGGGGATCGAGAACTACTCCGTCCACCTCTCGGACCGCGAGCCGGGCGACGCGCCGCACACGCTGTTGGACTACTTCCCGGACGACTTCCTGACGGTGATCGACGAGTCACACCAGACGATTCCCCAGATCAAAGGCCAGTTCGAGGGGGACAAGTCCAGGAAGGACTCGCTGGTGAACAACGGGTTCCGGCTGCCGACGGCGTACGACAACCGTCCGCTCACGTTCGAGGAGTTCGAGGAGAAGACGGGCCAGACACTGTACGTCTCCGCGACGCCCGGCGACTACGAGCGCGACAACTCCGCGCAGGTGGTCGAACAGATCGTCCGACCGACCCACCTCGTCGACCCGGCGGTGTCCGTGACTCCCGCCGAGGGCCAGGTGGACGACCTGTTGGACCGGATCGACGAGCGTGTCGACCGCGACGAACGGGTGCTCGTCACCACGCTCACCAAGCGGATGGCCGAGGACCTGACGGAGTACGTCGAGGAGGCGGGCTACAGCGTGGCGTACATGCACGACGAGACGGACACGCTGGAGCGTCACGAACTGATCAGGTCGCTCCGGCTCGGCGACATCGACGTCCTCGTCGGGATCAATCTCCTCCGGGAGGGGCTGGACATCCCGGAGGTGAGTCTGGTGGCGATTCTAGACGCCGATCAAGAGGGGTTCCTGCGCTCGGACACCACGCTCGTCCAGACGATGGGGCGGGCCGCCCGGAACGTCGAGGGTGAGGTGGTCCTCTACGCGGACGAGCGGACGGACGCGATGCGGTCGGCCATCGAGGAGACGCGGCGCCGCCGCGAGATCCAACGGGAGTACAACGAGGAACACGGCTACGAGCCCCAGACCATCCAGAAGGAGGTCGGCGAGACGAACCTCCCGGGCGCCGAGACGGACACGAGCGACACGACGGACGGTGACGTCGCGGACGCCGAGGCGGCACAGGCCCGCATCCAGGCGTTAGAGGAGAAGATGGACGAGGCGTCGGCGAACCTGGAGTTCGAACTCGCCGCGGACATCCGCGACCGCATCCAGGACCTCCGTCGGGAGTTCGAGCTCGCCGACGACGGCGACGGCGTCCCGCCGGAAGACCCCGCTGGTGTCCCGACCGACGACGAACTCGGGATCGAGCCCGGGGAGTGA
- a CDS encoding histidine phosphatase family protein: MTDTVWAVRHGERRDSVTDDWEAVAERVHDPPLTELGRWAAWRVGRRFAESSVGFDAVYASPFTRTVETAAEICREIDATFRLEPGLGEHRNADWFDAEPETLPREELAARFDTLQLDHEPLVTPSFPESHAEASARVGETTRRIVAREAGPVLLVGHGLTIGGVVDGLVGSTAGVEAPLCGLTRVERDATDDRGGGDGTDGGWRLDSSGDTSHL; the protein is encoded by the coding sequence GTGACCGACACCGTCTGGGCCGTCCGGCACGGAGAGCGGAGAGACAGCGTCACCGACGACTGGGAGGCGGTGGCGGAGCGAGTCCACGACCCGCCGTTGACGGAGTTGGGACGGTGGGCCGCGTGGCGGGTCGGTCGGCGGTTCGCGGAGTCGTCGGTCGGCTTCGACGCGGTGTACGCCTCTCCGTTCACCCGGACGGTCGAGACCGCGGCGGAGATCTGCCGGGAGATCGACGCGACGTTCCGGCTCGAACCTGGGCTGGGTGAACACCGCAACGCGGACTGGTTCGACGCCGAACCGGAGACACTCCCTCGTGAGGAGCTGGCCGCGCGGTTCGACACCCTCCAACTCGACCACGAGCCGCTCGTCACGCCGTCGTTTCCGGAGAGCCACGCCGAGGCGTCCGCTCGCGTGGGCGAGACCACGCGCCGGATCGTCGCGCGGGAGGCGGGCCCCGTCCTGTTGGTGGGTCACGGCCTGACGATCGGTGGCGTCGTTGACGGACTCGTCGGATCGACTGCGGGTGTCGAGGCCCCGTTGTGCGGACTCACCCGCGTCGAGCGCGACGCTACCGACGACCGTGGAGGGGGCGACGGCACTGACGGTGGGTGGCGACTCGACTCCTCCGGAGACACCAGCCACCTCTGA